Within Fusarium fujikuroi IMI 58289 draft genome, chromosome FFUJ_chr08, the genomic segment GTGAACATGGGCTTCGCAttggatgatgttgtcgaggCCTTCATTCACTTCGGCATAGATCGCAATGGAGGCCGAGACTACGAACTGGAAGAGGCTTACATGGGGGATGTCGTTTCCAGACTACTGCACGAAAACTAATGTGGACTATGGAGGACCAAGAGAAGGAAGGGCGATCTGAAACACAATTTCTTTAAGCATGGTATGGGGAGTTTGCATCGGTTTGTTTTACCAACTTAACATAGACTGGGTACGGGGTCTGCACTTCATATGGGTTGTAGGTCACGATAAATGACACAAGATAGGTGGTGGCGATACTTGACGATAATATATGAAGCCTTCTTCACTTGTTTGCAcgcctaggggaggaaaggatTCTCGGGACCTCAATCCTAAATGCcaaaaagatttaggcaaCTCAGTATAAGTTTAGTAACTTAAGGTAGGTGTAGAATAGCTTTTGTTGAGTTTATCAATAGCGACATTTCTATGAGATGTTGACATCCACCCCAAACAGACGAAGGGACATGGTAAGAAGTAATTGGAGCTCGCAATGCAAAactttagtttttataaGTTCAAATAACATTTTGTCTCTCGATTCCGACATCCTGCAttcatgttgatgtttgaaGCTGCACGTGACTAAGCTTGGTGATACACGTGACTAGGCTGGAGCTGCTGTCGTGTTTCCCTGGCGCCTGGCGGTcgctttcatcatcactaaGCTTGGGAGCCTCGACCTCTCTCCTCCACGTCAAATCACATCCACCATCACGACTCACCTCATTGAAACCACTGCCACGCTAAACAACACATATCACATAACCTATAGCTCCCAGAGCTGATCCTGACAAAATGGTAAACACTTCTGTCATACTGCAGCTTAACAGCTATTGACGTTATctagggtcaaggtcaatcCGGCATGGGAGAAGGGGGACGcgatgagaaggacaagaaggcaAGAAACCCGCCCGGAGCCTCCATTCGCACTCTAACAGCCCAATAGAAGGATAAGCCCAAGTACGAACCTCCGCCTCGACCTACCACACGAGTCGGTcgcaagaagagaaaggctggCGGCACCAGCGCCGCTCAGAAACTTCCCGCCGTCTACCCTACCAGCCGATGCAAGCTCCGACTTTTGCGAATGCAGCGAATCCACGATCATCTCTTGCTCGAGGAGGAGTACGTCGAGAACCAGGAACGCCTAcgcaaggccaaggcagCCAAGGAGGGTCAATCTGCTGGCACGGATGCCGATGTCGATCGATTAGCAGACGAGCGTGGCCGTGTCGATGACATGCGAGGAAGCCCCATGGGTGTTGGAACTCTAGAGGAGTTGATCGATGATGATCATGCGATCGTCAGTAGTACTACTGGTCCTGAGTACTACGTTAGCATCATGAGCTTCGTCGACAAGGACTTGCTAGAGCCTGGCGCCAGTGTTCTGTTGCACCATAAGAGTGTCAGTATCGTTGGCGTGCTCACAGATGATGCCGATCCTATCGTCAGTGTCATGAAGCTCGACAAAGCTCCTACCGAGTCATACGCCGATATTGGTGGTCTGGAGCAGCAAATTCAGGAAGTCAGAGAATCAGTAGAGTTGCCACTGCTCCATCCGGAGCTTTACGAGGAGATGGGTATCAAGCCTCCCAAGGGTGTCATTCTCTACGGTGCTCCCGGTACTGGAAAGACATTGCTGGCCAAGGCCGTCGCCAACCAGACCTCCGCCACTTTCCTACGTATCGTGGGTAGTGAGCTTATTCAGAAGTATCTTGGTGACGGTCCCCGACTTGTGCGACAGCTTTTCCAGGTATGTGGTCTCTTTTTTGTGTTTGATTGTTACTAACACTGTCAGGTTGCTGGTGAGAACGCTCCTTCTATCGTCTTTATCGACGAAATCGATGCCATTGGTACGAAGCGATACGACTCAACATCAGGTGGTGAGCGTGAAGTCCAGCGAACTAtgctggagcttctcaaccagCTTGATGGTTTCGATGACCGTGGAGACGTCAAGGTCATCATGGCCACAAACAAGATTGATACCCTGGATCCTGCTCTGATCCGACCTGGGCGTATCGATCGAAAGATTCTCTTCGAGAACCCCGACCAGAACACCAAGCGCAAGATCTTTACCCTTCACACTTCAAAGATGAACCTCAACGATGATGTCGACCTTGAGGAATTCATCTCTCAAAAGGACGACCTTTCAGGTGCcgatatcaaggccatcTGCTCCGAAGCCGGTCTGCTCGCTCTCCGAGAACGACGAATGCGGGTGCAAATGGCGGACTTCCGATCAGCGCGTGAGAGAGTACTCCGTACAAAGCAGGAGGGTGAGCCAGAGGGTCTGTATCTGTAAAGCACTTGTACATGAGCGATTGGGACAGATAGATGGGTCTCGGTTATTAATGAGAAATAGAGGTTTAACAGCCACTTTGAGCGGAACGTTTTGTACTAGggttgatgctgaggctgTCAATAGCCTAGGACTTGATGTTCAGTGTAATGTTACATGTTGACAGCGCAATGCTTCTGCAATTTTTGTGAACGGGTCGTATCCCGCCTCCATTACCATTAGGCCTTGATCAGTGCACAAAACAAACTCCATACCAAACCGATACTTTATTGTCCATCCCGATATCCTCCATAACCCATGCACGGATCCCAAAATGCAGACATATCATGAGGATCCCAGTTGTTGCTTCTAATACCAAGCTGGCAGACGGTGTAGGCGTAAAACTAATTGccgttctccttcttcacaacCTCATTGTTCTGCACTCCAACAGGCGAATGGTTGTACAGCCATCGTGCAATGATGAAGCTGCCAATGGCCCAGCCCCAGACGAGGACGGCAATGGACGAAGTGACGAGCAGTGCAGGcacgagaacaagaagggcaaCGCCAATCCAGAAAAGAGCAAAGACGATTGCTGCACCAAGGGCGAACACGATGGTTGAGAGGGAGAATGTGAGGAAGATCAGAAGAGGgaggaaagagagaagaagttgtGATACAATAAAGGACTGTCTTGTTAGTGATGGTTGATAGGCGGTGAGAGAAAACGTACAAAGAGAATAGGTCGCgatgaagcaaaagaagcaGTATTGTCATAAGCTTTCTGTCGAGAATTAGGCGGGACAACACGATCCACGGAGCTCCGCGCGTAGGCGATGAAGCCTGATGCGTTGTCACGAGCAGTCTCGCTGTAAGAGTTTGTAGCGGCGGGAGCCATTGCTGCGATGGGCGGAGTGAGAAAGGAGCGTGGATGGTTGGAGTTGGCTTATGGTGTTTGTGGTACAATTGTCATTATGGGAGGTGCTTGAGATACCTCTTCAGGGAGGTTGAGGTCAGCTTCCCTTTGAGATGACGTGGGGGATGTGCTGGGTACGTACCCACTACACACGGCAATTGGGATCTGGGGAGTGAGGTACGGAGCGGCCAATCAGATGTTACACTTGCTTGGCCTACGATATCATTATTCTGCCGATGCATCAACTGTAACGACGGGATGTGTAAAGATTAGTCGAATTGATATTTAATTATGGTCTTTTTGACATTTCAAGATTACCGTTTGACGCCCAACCAATCCGAGTCCTGCCCGTAGAAATTTAGAAACTGCTCCTCCGAGTTATCCAAACGCTATATAACCATCCACTGCCTTCCAGTTCCTCACAAGTAGCTCATATCAACATCTCCCACTACAGCTGTATTCATCTGAGCAACAAACTGGTCAATCTGTGACAAGACTTGGTGAATCTCCAGCCTTGTTTCATGGTTCTTGTCCAACATGCCTGATACAAGCTCATACGCCAGCTGGTTGCTCAAAGCCTCGCCTTTAGATGAGCCCTCGTCACACAAGGCCTTGAGACTCTTCTTGGAGTGCTCGTACTCTGAAGCAATTTGACTCGAACGTCGATCCTTTGTCCTGCAAAAGCTCTTTCACAGCTCATCTCGTCCAGCTGTACCTCTCATTGCTACACCGAGCACCAGAGCAAAGCAGCATCCAAGTTGCCATGTATCGGCACGGAGGTTTCTCTCCAGATGTGCGACTTGCTCTGGATCTAGTAAGATATACG encodes:
- a CDS encoding probable RPT2-26S proteasome regulatory subunit — translated: MGQGQSGMGEGGRDEKDKKKDKPKYEPPPRPTTRVGRKKRKAGGTSAAQKLPAVYPTSRCKLRLLRMQRIHDHLLLEEEYVENQERLRKAKAAKEGQSAGTDADVDRLADERGRVDDMRGSPMGVGTLEELIDDDHAIVSSTTGPEYYVSIMSFVDKDLLEPGASVLLHHKSVSIVGVLTDDADPIVSVMKLDKAPTESYADIGGLEQQIQEVRESVELPLLHPELYEEMGIKPPKGVILYGAPGTGKTLLAKAVANQTSATFLRIVGSELIQKYLGDGPRLVRQLFQVAGENAPSIVFIDEIDAIGTKRYDSTSGGEREVQRTMLELLNQLDGFDDRGDVKVIMATNKIDTLDPALIRPGRIDRKILFENPDQNTKRKIFTLHTSKMNLNDDVDLEEFISQKDDLSGADIKAICSEAGLLALRERRMRVQMADFRSARERVLRTKQEGEPEGLYL